Genomic window (Drosophila ananassae strain 14024-0371.13 chromosome 3L, ASM1763931v2, whole genome shotgun sequence):
TTAAAATGGAAAGAGCAAAGGCAACTTAGTGTTTAATGTAAGAATGAAAGAAACCAACTAACTGAACGAGCGTAGAGAACTAGAGATCGATGAAATCATGCTGAAAAACTCAACACTCCTCagtcctcaactcctccaaaCAAGAGACACCAGGCCCCAAATGAAACcaaacccaaaaaaataagtttcaGAGCGATGGCAGCTACTAACCTGGGCGGAGGATTCATTTGGGGAATGACGACTCTGAAGGCAGACAGAATCAACCGTGTACACCCGCCATATTATGGCCAATATCGTACAACGCACCCATTACTTAGCAATACAATTGAACTGAACAAAACTATCTGTAGAGAATACTTGAGCCACTACCAGATAGTAGTATccttgaaataaaaatgcaactTATACACAACACATTATGTGAAACTCTCTCCTCTCAAGTGTAATTTTTGGCAGTTATGTGAATGTAATGTGATTTAGTCCTTGTTTTTCGCTTTCTGCAATAACGAGCCTCCTCGACCCCACAAATCGAGAACTTTATACATGCATATACATTATACAAGCAAGAAcaacaaaaatcaacaaaaaatttaattatgatgattaattaataaatcgAGAAATGCAATTACCAATAAAAACTACCAGCAGATacgtaaaaaaaattaattattcaaaaaagGATTTTTAATGGGTGGTggtttccattttttcttctcttcataaaattgtttatttaaaaaaggtGCTTTATAAAAAATGGATTTTCCTGTAAATATAATACTTTTTAGTGTATAAATATTGTATATAAAAACTGTATACATTGTATATATTCTAATTGGTCTATTGGCACTGTTTAAAAGCGGCTGGAATTGTTAATATTTCGACATGCTCTGGTTCTTAttgttttacaaaattttggaaTTATAGAGCAGTCTTTTTCGTATAAATGCAGGTCTATTCTAGGCACTTGAAGTGTGTGGCATCTCTAGTTACTATTCACTTTTGcacaataattttattgttcTTAAACTTTTATACTTAATTCTTGTGCGATACTGTCTTTGATCCTTTTTGTGCGCAAAttcaaatacttttttttttttggtttttggaaaCAACCTTAGGAAATCACGCTACGCACACAGGCAGGACTACAGAAGGGCATGTCCTGCTTGACGCAGAATCTTCCGCCGATGAGCGACTTGGAACACTGAGCTCCGGCACAAACAAAGCACTGGCCATGCCAGTGGATGTCGCCCCAGACCACGCCCTGATCGGCCGGTCCAATGGGTTGCTGGCAATTTTTGCAGGCCACTGCAAAGAATCGATCATAGCACTGCAGGCACAGTGGCATATTGGAGTTTTCATCCGGAATGTACTGCTGGCCGGCCAGGGGCTCGTCGCATTGGTAGCAGCAGAAGTGCTTGATGTGGAAGGTGGCTCCCTCGGCGGCCGTGTACTCCTTGGTGAAGATCAACTCGTCGCAGGCCCGGCAGCGTGGAATCTTCAACTTGATGGCCAAGTCACGGCCACAATACACCTGTCCCTGGTGGAAGAAGTAGACCAAGTCGGCTAGCAGCTCGCGACATGTGTGGCACTTGAAGCAGTTAGGATGCCAGGCGATCTCCTTGCCAGCTCGGTCCGCCTTTACAGCTACTTCCCCAAAAGCAATTGGCTGGCTACAATCGCAGCACAAGATCGACGAAACGGGTTCTGCAATTGGGTTATTAGTAATGGTTTAATCCGAACTAGAGAACACTCACCTTTGCCTGCAGCTTCGTCGCCCTGGAGCCGCAGTTGTTGGAACTGTTCGGGCATTCCAGCACAGTTCGGATACATATTCATGTCCTCGATTCCGGGTATGCTGACGAACCGGCCCTGACCGGCAGTTAGATCCTCGCTTCCATAACCTGGAGTCGAGGGCTTCGAGTGGAAGCCAGAGTCGCTGCTCTGGGATGTAGGCAGATCCCCGAGATTGGACTTTGGATAAGAAATATCCCTAGCACCGTTGGCCATGTCAGCAAAGACTTTGTCAATGTCCTCCAGCAGCTTATCGTCGTCCAATAGCCAGTCATGTACTTGCTTCAAAGGCTGCAATAGATGGCACTGATCGTGCGGAATGCCCTTGTCCTGGAGGGTGTGGAAAAGTCGGTCGTAATACGGAGCATTGGCCACCGCCGACTGAAGCATGTTTTTGTCCAATCCGATCGATTGCAGTTGAGCCTTGGTAGCTGGCGGAAGTCCCCTTAGTTCTCCAATACTTGCCACGGGAGCAGGTAGAGTCGATATAACCACCGAGGACGGTGCACGTCCGGCTCGAGCCTCTTGCAAGGCTTGTTTTAAAGGTTCCGCCTGCAGAATCTGGGCAAAGACTGGATCTCGGTCGTAGTCCGTGTTGGTGGGTAGGCCACAATCATAAACAACGGTGGAAACACCTCCGAACTTCACTCTGCGCATGGGAGTATCCTGACGCATCTGGGCTCCGAATCTGGCCTGGACTGGATTTTTCAGGGGCAGTGGCGAGTTGAAAGGAGTGCCAGGAGCTGATTTCACGGGCGTCATAGGCTGCGGGGGGCAGATGGTATTGATCTCGGCCCTGAATTGGGGGTTCTTCGAATACTCTTTTCGGAACTCGGCAATAGGTCCCAGTTGGGGATCCCTGGAAATGTTCAGATTTTTGTCCTGCAAAAAACAATGATTACAGATATTTGGGAAGTAGTTTCAAACCCATTTCTTTTACCTGTAGCATTCCCAAGACCTTGTCGTAGACAATACCGTGAGTAACCAAGCTCTGCAATGCCGGCTTGCTGATTCCCAGAAGCTTTTCCTTGGACTGAGCCCGCAAGGCTCCATTTTCCTGAAACTCATCCAACGAGTCGGTTAGGGGCTCGGCAAAGGCCACAAGTAATCTGGGATGAGCACTGGCTGGACTGGCCAACGCCTGCGATAGCTTAGCATTCCCAAGAAGCTCGTTTAGAGTGACATCTGCGACGGGCGAGAGTCCAATAGATTGCCAAGTTTTGCTCGACTCCTGTGGAGCAACCACAGTTGGGGCCACATGCTCAACTTGAGCATGATTGAGGCGATTTCCTAGACGCACCACCACGCCCTGGCCTACGCACTGCTCGCGCAATCGCTGAACATATTGCTGAAGCTGGCGGGCCTCCGTCTCCGAGAGCCCGTCACAAAGGGTGGCGTCCAAATCGTGCGGCGGAACCTGGAGTTCCAGCTGCTGCTTTCGCTTGAGAGCTGCATCGCTTCCGGCCACGGGTATTTGGGCGGTGCCAAGCTTCTCCATATAATCAGTGACCACATCGGGAGCGGCGTTCGGCGGCACCCATTCCAACTGCACCGGTTGACTGGCCAGGGCCTTGATTTTAATGTCTGTCCGACGCGAGTAAACAATAATGTGAATTATACATGTTTGGGAGTTATTATTTCACAACTTACATGCTGGCTTGGCTCTTATCTGGCCGAGGATCTCGAACTGTGCCCACCCGGTGATGTCGTCATCCTCGGGACACGCGTGCTCGTTCTTACGGCATTTGCAGTTGCGGCAAACCTTCCGCCAAAAGTGTAAGTCCAGGCCGGGGCACTTGTCCTTGCACTGATTGCAGGGAGCTCCAGCGCCGGATTCGTGTCCCAGCTTGGAGCGCTTCAGTTGCTCCCGACGCGACTCCAATTTTGATAGCCATTCCGGCGCCTTGGGCGTCTCCACACAGGAATTTGGACTTTGTGCTATGGACATCTTGAGATTTCGTTTCTGGACAATAGGCTATGACTCACATCCCCGGAATAAGATACTTTGAGCCCCCGATTAACTCCTTCCAAAACAGTTTTTGTTGTCTATGAAATAATAGAAACAGAGGGCCAACCGCCCTGCCAACTTGTTCGCTGTTAGAGTTGCCAGGGCAACAAAATATTCCATTACCCAACATTGGTAGTGATCTTTTCCCGGTTTCCGGTTTGGTttaaaaagcttaaaaattagttatatttttaaactttagtAAAAGGTTAATAAAACATGGAGAAAGTTCAAACTTTTACTGTTTTTCAGATGCTCTgatatttaaacaatttttgcCTTTTAATACCAAGAAACTATTGAAAGACatttaagaataaaaaagttctcaaaacaaaaaataataaaatggagAAACAAAGCTGacataaagaaataaaataaaagtccAAATCTACAATCATCTTCAGAAATTTGTTGTACACTTAACTTCCTTAATTCCTGCAATTCCTTTTTAATGTTTATGAAAACTTTAATATCTTTTAGTTGCCACTTGTAGTTACTTGGAGGTCCTTACTGTACATGGAAACCGCGAAACTTTGCTGGTTTTGGCGTAAGCCCGTTTTCTTGAGCTTTCGTCGCACGGTCACATTGCCCATGGTATTGTTTTTTTCGCAAGttcaattgcagttttttcgcaacatattttaaattgaaagcAATACTCGAGAAGGCCAATAAATAGTGGTAAATAAAAGCTCAAAATTAGTTACCAATAAATAAGCGAATAGAGTGTGCAGATAGAACAGGAATTACCGCCACTCGAAGGACGAGAGAAGCAACAGAAAACGTCCGATGCAATTTGCAAATACAGAAAAGAAATAGGTGAAAAACTGCGTCCCACTGAAAAGTGAAAGTGCAGTGAGGGTGGCGCAGGAAGGGATTTCAGAGTGGCGGGGATCACCAGTTGGACATTCTGAAGGTGAAGTGGAAAATGTGAAGCAGTGATTTATTGTTagttaaatataattaaataaaatgcattTATTTTACCGGTTTTTTTATCCAAAagcttttgaatttttgtctTATGGAAACAATTAGATTTTCGAGCAATTTTGTACGGTGGTTGTTTTTGCTCATGGATGAGcacatatgtgtgtgtgtttgtgtgtgtgtgtgtgtacctGAATTAGTGTGAGAAAGCATAGGACAGGGGTAACCGCCAAttgattttaataaattaatatttgtatttgaaaaataaagtaTTTTAAACCTAAACTTTGAtctaaaaatacaattttaaatgccaattaatttattttctgatAGCCAGCCTTCCCAGCTTTAGCTTTCAGCTCCTCCGCTTGCCGACCGCCGCTCCGGGGGCAACACATCATGACCGAGAAGTACGACGGTAACGGTGACTTTTCCACCTTCAACGACGATGACAACGATTTTGGCGGCAAGCCACGAAAATCTGGCGGCGGTTCCACCGGAGCACCCGGTGGCGCTCACAATGGCGACACCTCGGCCCACGATCATGGCCATCATGCAGGCGATTCTGCCAATAGTGTCCAGATAAATGAGAAGGCCAATGAGTATATACGCGATTGTATGGCGGAGAGGAATCGCATGGATCGGAAGTTTCCAATTGCCGAAAAGTTAATCGAGGGTGGTAAGATAtttaatcttaaatctatttctattttgtattaaaacaCAATATTATTC
Coding sequences:
- the LOC6494645 gene encoding uncharacterized protein LOC6494645, with amino-acid sequence MSIAQSPNSCVETPKAPEWLSKLESRREQLKRSKLGHESGAGAPCNQCKDKCPGLDLHFWRKVCRNCKCRKNEHACPEDDDITGWAQFEILGQIRAKPAYIKIKALASQPVQLEWVPPNAAPDVVTDYMEKLGTAQIPVAGSDAALKRKQQLELQVPPHDLDATLCDGLSETEARQLQQYVQRLREQCVGQGVVVRLGNRLNHAQVEHVAPTVVAPQESSKTWQSIGLSPVADVTLNELLGNAKLSQALASPASAHPRLLVAFAEPLTDSLDEFQENGALRAQSKEKLLGISKPALQSLVTHGIVYDKVLGMLQDKNLNISRDPQLGPIAEFRKEYSKNPQFRAEINTICPPQPMTPVKSAPGTPFNSPLPLKNPVQARFGAQMRQDTPMRRVKFGGVSTVVYDCGLPTNTDYDRDPVFAQILQAEPLKQALQEARAGRAPSSVVISTLPAPVASIGELRGLPPATKAQLQSIGLDKNMLQSAVANAPYYDRLFHTLQDKGIPHDQCHLLQPLKQVHDWLLDDDKLLEDIDKVFADMANGARDISYPKSNLGDLPTSQSSDSGFHSKPSTPGYGSEDLTAGQGRFVSIPGIEDMNMYPNCAGMPEQFQQLRLQGDEAAGKEPVSSILCCDCSQPIAFGEVAVKADRAGKEIAWHPNCFKCHTCRELLADLVYFFHQGQVYCGRDLAIKLKIPRCRACDELIFTKEYTAAEGATFHIKHFCCYQCDEPLAGQQYIPDENSNMPLCLQCYDRFFAVACKNCQQPIGPADQGVVWGDIHWHGQCFVCAGAQCSKSLIGGRFCVKQDMPFCSPACVRSVIS